CCTGTATATTTAAATCCATGCTAATAGGGTAGGGCTTTTGTTTAATTGCTGCGGCAGAAATGGAATCTTTGTAGACTAAATCTGATGATACTGGAACGCCGCCCGCTGCCATTTGTACAATCTTTATTTGCCCAGCCGGAATATTAATATTACCACTGATATTTGTCCCTTTAGGGGAAAAGCGGATATGTAAATCCGGTGAAACTTGCACAATCGCCAGTGGTGGAAAGATAACTCCCAGAGATTGTCCTTTTAATGACACATTTCCCCGTGGGTTGCCATCTTGCCAATTCAGATCCCCTTTGAGCTGACCTTCACCTGCTCCCATATGCCAGTTGCCGTGGATATGAGCTTGTTTGCCAGCAAAACCGAGCTCCAGATTGATTTTATCGGCCAGAGTCGGGTTAGCACTGGCGGAAAATGCCCCATCGTTAAGCTGAACTTTGCCACTGAGCAGTGGGTCGGATAGCGTGCCGCCCAAAGTCAGATGGCTGGCGATTTGGCCTTTTAGGGTTGCTAACTGGGGTAAGAAGGCCAACAGGCCATCAAGCTTGACTTTGTCAATATTGATTTGGCCCTTGAGTTGGCGATCTGGCGTAACATTGACTGCAACATGGGCATTAAGCTGCGCCAGCTCACCTGCATTGATATCGGCATCGATACTAAATTGTTGGGCATCTAATTGCGCGGTGATATGCGCGCCGCGATAGGGAATAAGGGCTGCGGGTTGCTCAGTGCGCGACACGGTAATATTGCCGGGTTCAAAATCCAGTATCATGCTGGCACTGGGCTTTTGCTGGGGAGCCCAATTTAAGGTTGATAACAGCTTGGCAGGGCCATTCCAGCGTACTCTTGGTGGCATAAATGGGGTTAGAATGTGGCCGGGGTTACCGGAGAAGCTAATTTGCGCATCCCCTTGTGGCGCTATGGCTACCGGGTTATCCAAACACAATTGATTTCCGTCATTTGTTAGGCAAAAAGCACTGAGCGAGCCTTGATTTTTACGTGCTGACCATTGTCCTATCACTGGCTTATCCAGTTTCCATCGCCCCAGTTTGGATTGGAGATCTAAGGTGTCTAACACTAAATCTAGCTGTTTTTTCTTTTCATCATATGTACTGTTAAGGTGAGTTCTGATACCAAGATCACCTTGGCTACGCAATATCAGCTGCTGTTTGTCTCTGTTACCGTTAGTGTGTAATTCCACCTGTGTTAAACGGTATTGTTGTAGCTGAAGTTTATTGCCATGCACAACCAGTTCAAATGCATTTTGCCCAAGTAGATCCATCCAGCCAATAATACGGGCTTTAGCCAGTTGTACCCCATTAATAACAAGGTGATCCGCTTTGGCTGTAAATCTGGCTTTGGGGTGATGTTGATCGCCGCTAATATCAATATCGGCTTCTAATTTACCTGCCGCATTTTTCAGCCAGGGCGACAATGTCGGCACCGATAATTTTCCTTGCAAGCGCCAGTTATCATTAACTTGGCCGCTGGCCTGAAATTCAGCGCCCAGTGCTTTGGCGATTAGGGAGTCGGTTTTGATATGCCAGCTGTTATCTAAGGTTAAATCGCCGCTTAAATCTAATGGATAACCCGCTAGTTGCCCATAGATGGCCATCTGGCTAAGACCCACTTGCCAGTTATGGGCATCATAATGCCCCATGGTGGTAAAGCTGGCGTCGATATGGCCTCTGGGTAAAGTGGTGTGATCTGGTAAGGTGACCATTTCCGGGCGCAGTTTTTGGCTTTGTACTTTGCCCTGCCAGTCCAGTGCCAATGGTTGCTGTTGGGTGGGGAAAATATAATCCAGCAGTCCGCTGATATGCAAAGAGCTGTCTTTTGCAAGTAAGGATAAATGGGTGATATCCAGTTTACCGCCAGAAGAGGAAATATGATTTTTCAGCTCTGTTGCCAGTTTAGTCGCAGGGAAATACGGGGTGGTAAATTCCCCCGAGGTGACTAATTGCTGGTGGGATAATGATCCAGACGAGATGATTTGCACCTCTTTACCCACATACTGAGGACGGGTTAGCGGCCAGCGCAATTTATTCGCCGAGGCGAATATTTGATATGGCATCTCCGGGTTAGCTAAATTGACATTGCCTTTCAGACTAAGCCGAGTGTCACCATTTCCCCGGACTGTCAGCGCTAGATGGCTAAAATCACCGGATGCTAGTAGCGCAAGGTTTTGCTTTTTTAATCCCTTAATCAAATTGTTAGCATTAAGGCGGGTGTTGGCATTGACATAGAGTGGGTAGTGACCGCTAAGATCAATTCGGCCTTTAATGTCAGCCCTTCCCAGAGGGTGCTTGACGTGGAGCTTGCCGATTTCAACCAAGGTACCTAAATATTGGCCAATAAGATCAAGCTGAGCGAAATGGTCTTCACGATGACCAAGACGCAACAGACTATCTGTTAAGGCTGCATGGTCAACGATCACGGGCACAGGGTTAAAAACTCTGGGCAGGTGGGCCATCGCCCATTTCTCTACTGAGGCCGTGTGTTTATCCTGCGGGCTTGTTGGTTGGTTATGGCCTGAGCCTGACAAGGGAATATCCACTAATAGCCCTTGGCTGGTCAGATTGTGCACTCGTATCCCTTCTCGGGGCCAGTCAGCGGCTAAGGTCAGTTGCTTTGCATTAAAATGCATATCATCGACCCTGACTTTGACTTGGTTGAGTTTGGCGTGTTCTAAGCTGATGGCAAAGGGGAGCGTGACAACCTCATCTTTGCGGGGCTGGGATGTTGGCTTTTTGGGGGTACCACTGGTAAATGCATTCGTATCCACAGCAACATTAACGCTGCTGGCTTGCAGTTGGGAGACGCATAGCTGGCCATTGAGCAGACAAGATGCCTGCCAGCCCAATTTAAAGTCAGTAACAGCAACATGCACCCCATCCATAAACCAGCTGGCATCACTGAGTTCAATATCCCGGTTGAGACTGCCAGATTTGTAATGCACGCTAACATTAGGCACAAAAGCATTGGCCAGCATCACTGTGATCCTGCTGCCAAAAGGGGTGCCAATTAGCAATGCGGCGGTGACCAGCAGTAATAGGGGGATATAAATGACCACCCGGATGGTATTTTTAAGGACAGCGCGCATCACAGACCAGGCTGATATCACCATCAGAGGACGCTCCCCATGGTTAGGTGAATACGCCACTGTCTATTTTGGGTATCGGTTTTGTTGAGGCCAAAACCAACATCCAATTTGATAGGGCCAACTGGCGAGAGCCAGTGCAATCCGGGACCCACAGCGATAACTGGTTTAAACTGGCCTTTATCATAGGCGTTACCAGCATCGACAAATGCGGCAATACGCCAAGTTGGGGTAATGTAATACTGATATTCGATGCTGCCAACAGCCAGATAGCGGCCACCAACGACTTCGCGTAGTACATCATCGCCTGTTTTTGTATCCAGATAAGGCCCCAGTTCTTGATAACTGTAACCACGGATACTGCTGTCACCACCGGCAAAATAACGTAGTGATGGTGGGATTTTAGCTAAGTCACTATCACTGGCAATATTGATCCCTAAATCAAGCCGAGTAACAAAGCGATGTTTTTTGAAAAAAGTGTCCACCCATAGATAACGAGCCTGTAGTTTGATTAATTGTGTTGCAGAGCCTAAATTCGGGTCGCCATATTCCACGCTGTAAGAGGTTCGGTACCCCGACATGGGATCCAAGGTATTATCGCCCCGGACTGTTTTCTGCAGCCCAACACCAAATAGCACAAATTGAGGGTCATATTCTGTGCCAGATTGTTTGTAACTTTCCTGCAATGCCTGGATGGAATAGCCTAATAACCAGTTACTGTGCAGTTTTTGCTGACGGATAATTTCAACCAGCCCTTTGGTCGACTCCAGTTGACCTGTATTAGTAAAGTCCCGCGCTTTGGCATCATAAATTTGTGTCACACCATATTTATCCCGTAATAACCCCAGTTTAATTTGCAATTTGTCATCCAGTGGATGCGACAAAGGGATGGTATAGGTTGTGAGAAATTTGGGTCGTTGGCGTGACCACTCGATACTGGTCTCTTGGCTGTGTCCCCAGCGGTTTAATCTTGGGGTTCGCCAAGTCAGACTGACTCTGGGCTGGAAATTATTGTCTGCGGTGTTGCCCAAGTCGACCCCAAAACCAAGATCTATGGTGTCATGGGGTTTTGGCGTCAGTTGTACCCGGACTGGCACCTTATCGTTGCGAATGGCTTCAATTTCCGGGATAACTTTAATATTGGCAAAATAGCCGGTCTCGATAAGTGCACTATTCAGGGCACTTAGCTTACCGGTGGAGTACGGCGCATCGGGTTGAAAAGGAATTAAACGTTGCAGAAACTCTGGTGCCAACTTGCTGCCATCGAAACTCACGCGACCTATATGGTAGCGCTGCCCAGAACTGAAATGCAGCGTGATGGTGGCAGAATTGATATCGCGATTAACCGTAATACGCGACGTAATATATTTGCCATCAAAATACCCCTGAGCAAGGGCCAAGCTCAATAACTGACTTTTGACTTCTTCATAAGTACCCTGATCCAGCACATCACCGGGGCGCATATTGACGCTTACAAGCCACTGGTTAAAGGCAGGATCATTGCGCATTTCACCATCCACGCGAATATCCACATAGCGAATATGCACGGCAGGTCCTGGGGTGACTTGAATATTCAGTAGCCAGGGCCCGTCACCATCCCGGGTGACCTTTTGCTCGTTTTTACCATGAAAATAGCCCAGTGACTGCAATGCTGCAGTGACATTATCACTGACATTAAACAGATAGGCTCGGCGCTGCACATCAGAATCAGGCAGGGGACCTAGGTGAGCAAAAACATTGTTCGTCAGTGCTTTATTCAGTCCATGTACTTCAACCCGTAACCAGTCATTTTTATCACTGCCATCAGCCCGTGCTGTAGCGGAAAATATCAGAAACATGAGTAACAGGCAGGACAGAATAACACGTGACTTTAACATTATGGGGGTAATGGCCCGGGTAGGATGTTACAGGTTTTGTATATTGTCGCTGTAATGCTGGTTAGAGGCAAGCAAGCATTGAATTTAGTCGCGCAAATGGCTACAAAGAAACCTCTTATGAAAGAGGAACATAATAATGAAAAAAACCATCTTATCTGTACTTACCCTGCTGGCACTGTCTCAAGCAAGCTTTGCGGCCGATGAAAAGCCCTTTGCCATAGCCATTCATGGTGGCGCCGGTACGATTTCTAAGGCCAATTTAACCGAATCACAAATTCAACAATATAAAGATAAATTGACTGAGGCGGTGAATGCGGGCCATCGTATTTTGGCCAAAGGTGGTGACAGTACCCGGGCGGTACAGGCAGCGATTAATGTTCTAGAAGACAGCCCATTGTTTAATGCTGGTAAAGGGGCGGTTTATACCTATGATGGTGGACATGAGTTAGATGCCTCTTTTATGGACGGACGCACCATGAATGCTGGCGCTGTAGCTGGCGTGCGTCATATTAAAAATCCCATTGATTTAGCCATTGATGTTATGAAACATTCCCCCCATGTCATGCTGTCTGGCAGTGGGGCTGAGGAGTTTGCCTTGTCTCGTGGCTATCAACTGGTAGCACAAGAGTATTTTGATACCGATCACCGTTACCGCCAGTTAGTTAAGGCCAAACAGAAACTGATGGATGCCCAAGTTGCGACCAAGGACTATCAGGCAAGCATTTATCGACTGGATTTGGAATATAAATTTGGCACTGTGGGCGCTGTAGCGCTGGATAAACAGGGCAATTTGGCCGCCGGGACGTCAACGGGGGGGATGACAGTAAAACGGTTTGGCCGTATTGGTGACTCACCTGTGATTGGTGCTGGCACCTATGCGGAAAATGGTGTGTGCGCAGTATCTGCTACTGGGCATGGTGAATATTTTATTCGTTACCATGTGGCTGGGGATATCTGTGCCCGGGTGAAATACCAACAAAAATCTATTATTCAGGCGGCAGATGAGGTGATCAATCAACGTTTAATTACTGCTGGAGGTACCGGGGGGGTGATCGCTATTGATCAACGCGGCAATATCGCTACCCCATTTAATACCGAAGGCATGTATCGTGCTAGCCGCAGCAATAATGATGTCGCTACTGTGATGATTTGGCGGGAACAATAATTTCTTGTGTTTATGCACGGGGTTTAAATCGCCGTTATAAGGCTTATCTGGCAGCAGTAAAGGACGCCATCTGCCAGATGGCGTCTGATTGCGATAAGTCTTGCTGTGGTGAATTTTTCACCTGTAAGGCTACAAAAGTGTCACAGGTGTGAATCTGTCATACCAATTAAAGGGTTAAGTTGCTAGGATCGGCTCTCTTTGTTCCCGGTATTGGTATTTGGATTTTGAAATCGGACAATCATCCCCTGTCACCTGCCTTTCTCTCCCAGTGTTTTCAGCAGGATGCGGCTTATATCCGCCGCCGTCTGTACAGGTTAAATAAAGACGCGGATTCCCCGGAAAAAACAGCTGCACTGGAGGCGTTGGTTTCGCGGGCTGAGCAAGCCCGGGAAAAGGTGCATGAGCGATTAGCCAATCGGCCGGAAATCCAGTACCCGGACAACTTGCCGGTATCGCAAAAACGCGATGATATTGCCAGTGCCATTATCAATCACCAGGTGGTGATTGTGGCCGGTGAAACAGGCTCAGGTAAAACCACCCAGTTGCCCAAAATCTGCCTTGATCTGGGTCTTGGCTCCCGTGGTTTGATTGGCCATACCCAGCCCCGTCGATTGGCTGCCAGAAGTGTGGCAACCCGGGTGGCAGAAGAGTTGGCAACGCCACTGGGTGAGGCGGTGGGCTTTAAAGTTCGTTTCGCCGATGCTATCAAGCCTGAATCATATATCAAGCTGATGACTGACGGTATTTTGCTGGCAGAGCTGACATCAGACAAATGGCTGGATCAGTACGACACCATCATTATTGATGAAGCCCACGAGCGTAGCCTTAATATTGATTTTATTCTTGGTTATCTCAAAAAGATGCTGCCGAAACGGCCGGATCTAAAGGTGATCATCACTTCGGCAACCATTGATGTAGAGCGTTTTTCCAAACATTTCAATGATGCGCCTGTGATTGAAGTTTCGGGCCGTACCTACCCGGTGGAAACCCGTTATCGGCCACTTTTGCAGGAAAATGATGCCGATTTAGATTTGATGGACGGCATTTTTGCCGCCGTCGATGAGCTGGTGGCTGAAGGGCCTGGCGATATTCTGATTTTTATGAACGGTGAACGGGAAATCCGTGATACTGCTGAGCAGTTGAATCGGCGTAATTATCGCGATACGGAAGTGCTGCCCCTGTATGCCCGCTTGTCCTACGGTGAGCAGTCTAAAGTGTTTAGCAGCCATACGGGTCGACGTATCGTGTTGGCGACTAACGTGGCAGAAACCTCATTGACCGTGCCCGGGATCCGTTATGTGATTGATCCGGGAACCGCGCGGATCAGTCGCTACAGTTATCGCACCAAGGTGCAGCGTTTGCCTATTGAGCCTGTCTCTCAGGCCAGTGCGAACCAACGCCAGGGGCGTTGTGGCCGGGTCGGGCCTGGTATTTGTATTCGTTTATATGATGAACAAGATTTTTTAAACCGCCCGGAATTTACCGATCCTGAGATCCTGCGTACTAACCTCGCATCGGTTATTTTGCAGATGTTGGCTATCGGTCTTGGTGATATTGCCGCATTTCCATTTATTCAGCCGCCAGATTCGCGCCATATTAAAGATGGCTTCTTACTGCTGGAAGAGTTACAAGCAGTACAGTTACGTCAGGGGCGGTTACAGCTGAGCCAGTTGGGACGGCAATTGTCCCAGATCCCATTAGATCCCCGCTTGGCTCGTATGGTGGTGGAAGCTGCTAAAGAAGGCTGTTTGCAGGAAGCCTTGGTGATCACTGCCGGTTTGTCGATTCAGGATCCCCGTGAGCGACCACTGGATAAAAAGCAGGCATCTGACGAGGCGCATCGCCGATTTGCTGATAAGGATTCAGATTTTGTCAGCTGGGTGAAACTGTGGGATCACTTGAAAAGCCAGCGCCATGCCCTATCTGCCAGTCAGTTCCGCCGTACGTGTAAACAGGAATATCTGGCCTATCTGCGGGTACGGGAATGGCAGGATCTCTATACCCAATTGCGTCAGGCAGTGCATGATCTGAAATGGAAGCTCAATGATACGCCAGCAGACTATGACAATCTGCACCGGGCATTGCTATCGGGTTTGCTTAGCCATATTGGCTTTAAGCAGGAAAATAATGAGTATCTGGGGGCGCGAAACCGAAAGTTTTTTGTCTTCCCCGGCTCGCCACTGGCGAAAAAAGGGCCGAAATGGATTATGGCGGCAGAGCTGACGGAAACCTCGCGTCTGTTTGCCCGCTGCTGCGCCAAAATCAATCCCGAGTGGCTGGAAACCTTGGCGGCACATTTGGTGAAAAAACAGCATGTGGAGCCACACTTTGAGGCGAAACAAGGCAGTGTGGTGGCATTTGAAAATCAAGTGCTCTACGGCCTGACCATTGTAAACCGTCGCCGAGTGCAGTTTGGTCCGATTGATCCGGTTGAGGCGCGAGCCATCTTTATTCGCAGTGCGCTGGCTGAAGGACAATTGAAAACCAATGAAGCCTTTTTCCGTCACAACCGTGCACTGGTGGAAGATGTCGAGGCATTGGAGCATAAATCCCGCCGCCGGGATATCCTGGTGGATGAAGAGGTATTGGTTGAGTTTTATGATCAGCGTCTGCCCCAAGGCATTTATAATGCGCCTAAGTTGATGCGCTGGTGGAAACAGGAAAAGCGTACCCAGCCTGAGTTGCTCAATTTCGATCCTGAACTCTTGATGAAACGCAGTGGCGATCATGTCTCAGCACTGGATTTCCCTGATACTTGGCATACCGGCAATCTGACCTTGCAGCTCAGTTACCATTTTGAACCGTCAGCAGAGGATGACGGGGTCTCTGTACATGTGCCGGTAGCACTGCTGAATCAGATTGATGATGATGGCTTTGACTGGCAGGTTCCGGGGTTACGGGAAGAAAAGTGTATTGCGCTGATAAAATCGCTGCCGAAAAATTTGCGGCGCAATTTTGTCCCTGCGCCAGATTATGCCCGGGCCAGTGTGCAGGCAATGACGCCATTTAATACCAGTTTGACTGAAGCGCTGTGTAAGCAGTTATTGCGCATGACGGGTACCCGTATCAGTCCGGAGGATTTCGATACAGCCCAGCTAGATAAACATCTGCTGATTAACTTTAAGGTCGAGGATGATCAGGGCAAATTAGTCGAGCAGGGGCGGGATATCAATGCGCTGCGGGATAAGCTGCAAGGTGTGGTCGCCAAGGCCATTCGCAATGTGGCACAAAAAGGCATTGAACAGCAGGAAATCACCCAGTGGAGTTTCGGTCAGCTGCCTAAGCAGTATCAGCAGCGCCGTGGCAGCTATGAAGTGAAAGCCTTCCCTGCGCTGGTGGACAACCAGTCTTCAGTGGAAATTAAATTATTTGATGATGAGTTTGAGGCAGAAAAAGTACACCGTCAGGGGCTGCGTCGTCTCTTGCTACTCAATATGCCATCTCCGGTGAAGCACCTGCAGCAGGCGCTGCCCAATAAAGCCAAACTGTCGATGTACTTTAACCCCTTTGGGCAGGTGCAGTGGTTGATTGATGATATTATTGATGCCGCCGTGCAGCAGTTACTGGATGAAAAACAGCTGGATATCCGCAGCAGCGATGAATTTGATGCCGGTAAAGATTATGTCCGTGCCAGCTTAAATGAAACCGCCGAGGGGATTGCCCTGAAAGTGGAGCAGGTGCTGACGCTGTACAACCGCATTAAAAAGCGGCTGAAAGGTAAAATCAGTTTGGATATCGCCTTTGCCATGAGTGATATTCAATCTCAGCTCGATGCGTTGGTGTTTAAAGGTTTTGTTGCGGCCACTGGCTGGCAACGGATGGCAGATTTAGTGCGTTATCTGAAAGCCATTGAGAACCGGTTGGAAAAATTACCAGTAGACCCGACCCGTGATCGCTTGCATATGCAAACGATTCATCGAGTACAGGATGAGCTGAAAGCCCAATTGGCCAAGGTACCTCGGTTGCAGCCGGTACCAGATAATTTACAAGAAGCCCGTTGGTTGATAGAGGAACTCAGAGTGTCTTTCTTTGCTCAGATGTTAGGCACCAGTGTTCCGGTATCAGAAAAGCGGGTGATGCAGGCCATCGCTCAGTAATTCTGATATTTGATCAATCAGTGCAGGCTAAAACCGGTGGCAACAAGCAATGTTGCCACCGGTTTGTTTTATTAGGGGCAGCAGACTGTTTATGGTTGAATTTTGTTCGATATAACAGCGTTTTAATCGCAGGGAGAGGTGTGCCGCCTAGTCATACTAAGCAAAATCTCTCGTAAGAAAAGGTGACAAATTATGTATGCAGACAATGTGGCGCAAACCTTGGCAGGCGTCTTTGGTTTTGCCCAATTACGGCCGGGACAGCAGCAGGTGGTGGATACGGTATTAGCTGGCCGCTCTGCCGCCGCGATTTTTCCGACAGGTTCGGGTAAATCTCTGTGTTATCAGCTGCCAGCTCTGCATTTACCCCATCTGACGTTAGTGATTTCGCCACTGATTGCACTTATGCAGGATCAATTAGCATTTTTACGCAGTAAAGGCATTGCCGCAGCGGCACTGGACTCTAGTTTGGAGCAGCACGAGCGGCAGCAGGTGATGCAACAGCTGCGCAATAATGAGTTAAAGATTCTGATGATTTCTGTCGAAAGGCTAAAAAATGAGCGATTTCGGCAGTTTCTCAGCGGGATCCCTATCAGCTTGTTGGTGATTGATGAGGCCCACTGTATTTCTGAATGGGGGCATAATTTCCGCCCAGACTATCTTAAGTTGCCGCACTATTGTCAGCAGTTCAATATTCCTCAAGTGTTGCTGCTGACTGCGACCGCTACAGCAAAAGTCATTGCCGATATGCAGCAAAAATTTACGATTGCTCCGGATGACGTGGTGGTGACCGGATTTTACCGGTCGAATTTGACGTTAGCGGTGCAGCCTTGTGCTGAAGCTGATAAACACGAGCAATTATTGGCACAACTAACGACTTTGCCGCAACCTGCCATCGTTTATGTGACGTTGCAGCATACCGCTGACACAGTTGCAGACTTTTTGTGCCGTCAGGGGATGAATGCCAAGGCGTATCATGCCGGTATGGACAGTGAACTGCGCCGGACGATACAGCAGGGATTTATGGCCGGCGAATATGACTGTATTGTGGCCACCATTGCATTTGGCATGGGGGTTGATAAGGCCGATATTCGCACAGTGATCCATTACGATTTGCCTAAATCCATTGAGAATTACAGTCAGGAAATTGGTCGCGCTGGTCGTGATGGTAACACTGCTTATTGCACCGTATTAGCTAACCGTGAAACCTTGCCGGTGTTGGAAAACTTTATTTATGGTGATACGCCGGAGCCGGAGGCCATTGCAGCCGTCATTGCCCAAATCGCCACTCACAATGAACAAGGGCTGTGGGAGGTGATGATTAATCGCTTATCTCAGCAGTGTAATATTCGCCAATTGCCCCTGAAAACCCTGTTGGTGTATCTAGAGTTGCAGGGCATTATTTCGCCACAATACAGTTATTTTGCTGATTACCGCTTTAAATGTTTGCGCCCAGAGGCGCAGATCATCGCCGCATTTCAAGGCGAGCGCCAACAGTTTGTGTCGGCGCTATTTAGTGCATCAGCAAAATCACGGATTTGGCATACGGTAGATTTCACTACCCTGTGGCAAGCTTATGGTGCGGAACGTAAACGGGCGGTGGCTGCATTGGATTATTTTGCTGAGCAGGGCTGGATTGAATTAGAAAGCAAACAGATGACCGAGGTTTTTCAGGTGACGGCGCCACAGCAGCTTAACGGGGCGGCAGGGCAGCAATTGACGGCTGAGTTGGCCGGGCTGTTTGCTGCCAAAGAGCAAGGGGATATTGCACGAATACACCAGATGTTGTCGTTATTTGAAAGCCGGCAGTGTTTAAGCCATGGATTAGCGGCTTATTTTTCGGATCATCAAGCCCCTCATATCTGTGGGCATTGCTCTGTTTGTCAGGGACATGGTGCGATTCTTCCTGCGCCGACTGATAGCCCGCTGCCACCATTAAATACCTTGCAGACTTGGTGTCAGCCGTTGCAGGCAGCAGGGCAGGCACAAGGGCTGGCCATCTCAGCCGGTACTTTAGCGCGTTTTCTATGCGGTATTTCCTCGCCACTGAGTGGTCGGCTAAAGGCCGGTAAAATGCCAGGATTTGGGCAGTTGAGCCGCTATCCCTTTGCCCGGGTACTTGAAGCGGTGAATGCTTG
This region of Shewanella sp. NFH-SH190041 genomic DNA includes:
- the hrpA gene encoding ATP-dependent RNA helicase HrpA, with amino-acid sequence MKSDNHPLSPAFLSQCFQQDAAYIRRRLYRLNKDADSPEKTAALEALVSRAEQAREKVHERLANRPEIQYPDNLPVSQKRDDIASAIINHQVVIVAGETGSGKTTQLPKICLDLGLGSRGLIGHTQPRRLAARSVATRVAEELATPLGEAVGFKVRFADAIKPESYIKLMTDGILLAELTSDKWLDQYDTIIIDEAHERSLNIDFILGYLKKMLPKRPDLKVIITSATIDVERFSKHFNDAPVIEVSGRTYPVETRYRPLLQENDADLDLMDGIFAAVDELVAEGPGDILIFMNGEREIRDTAEQLNRRNYRDTEVLPLYARLSYGEQSKVFSSHTGRRIVLATNVAETSLTVPGIRYVIDPGTARISRYSYRTKVQRLPIEPVSQASANQRQGRCGRVGPGICIRLYDEQDFLNRPEFTDPEILRTNLASVILQMLAIGLGDIAAFPFIQPPDSRHIKDGFLLLEELQAVQLRQGRLQLSQLGRQLSQIPLDPRLARMVVEAAKEGCLQEALVITAGLSIQDPRERPLDKKQASDEAHRRFADKDSDFVSWVKLWDHLKSQRHALSASQFRRTCKQEYLAYLRVREWQDLYTQLRQAVHDLKWKLNDTPADYDNLHRALLSGLLSHIGFKQENNEYLGARNRKFFVFPGSPLAKKGPKWIMAAELTETSRLFARCCAKINPEWLETLAAHLVKKQHVEPHFEAKQGSVVAFENQVLYGLTIVNRRRVQFGPIDPVEARAIFIRSALAEGQLKTNEAFFRHNRALVEDVEALEHKSRRRDILVDEEVLVEFYDQRLPQGIYNAPKLMRWWKQEKRTQPELLNFDPELLMKRSGDHVSALDFPDTWHTGNLTLQLSYHFEPSAEDDGVSVHVPVALLNQIDDDGFDWQVPGLREEKCIALIKSLPKNLRRNFVPAPDYARASVQAMTPFNTSLTEALCKQLLRMTGTRISPEDFDTAQLDKHLLINFKVEDDQGKLVEQGRDINALRDKLQGVVAKAIRNVAQKGIEQQEITQWSFGQLPKQYQQRRGSYEVKAFPALVDNQSSVEIKLFDDEFEAEKVHRQGLRRLLLLNMPSPVKHLQQALPNKAKLSMYFNPFGQVQWLIDDIIDAAVQQLLDEKQLDIRSSDEFDAGKDYVRASLNETAEGIALKVEQVLTLYNRIKKRLKGKISLDIAFAMSDIQSQLDALVFKGFVAATGWQRMADLVRYLKAIENRLEKLPVDPTRDRLHMQTIHRVQDELKAQLAKVPRLQPVPDNLQEARWLIEELRVSFFAQMLGTSVPVSEKRVMQAIAQ
- a CDS encoding ATP-dependent DNA helicase RecQ — its product is MYADNVAQTLAGVFGFAQLRPGQQQVVDTVLAGRSAAAIFPTGSGKSLCYQLPALHLPHLTLVISPLIALMQDQLAFLRSKGIAAAALDSSLEQHERQQVMQQLRNNELKILMISVERLKNERFRQFLSGIPISLLVIDEAHCISEWGHNFRPDYLKLPHYCQQFNIPQVLLLTATATAKVIADMQQKFTIAPDDVVVTGFYRSNLTLAVQPCAEADKHEQLLAQLTTLPQPAIVYVTLQHTADTVADFLCRQGMNAKAYHAGMDSELRRTIQQGFMAGEYDCIVATIAFGMGVDKADIRTVIHYDLPKSIENYSQEIGRAGRDGNTAYCTVLANRETLPVLENFIYGDTPEPEAIAAVIAQIATHNEQGLWEVMINRLSQQCNIRQLPLKTLLVYLELQGIISPQYSYFADYRFKCLRPEAQIIAAFQGERQQFVSALFSASAKSRIWHTVDFTTLWQAYGAERKRAVAALDYFAEQGWIELESKQMTEVFQVTAPQQLNGAAGQQLTAELAGLFAAKEQGDIARIHQMLSLFESRQCLSHGLAAYFSDHQAPHICGHCSVCQGHGAILPAPTDSPLPPLNTLQTWCQPLQAAGQAQGLAISAGTLARFLCGISSPLSGRLKAGKMPGFGQLSRYPFARVLEAVNACL